The Ziziphus jujuba cultivar Dongzao chromosome 7, ASM3175591v1 genome includes a region encoding these proteins:
- the LOC107425364 gene encoding DExH-box ATP-dependent RNA helicase DExH9 isoform X1, translating to MGSLKRKSDENPSGEPAQKQQHKENGSDMVDSEPVACIHDVSYPEGYAPPTHSGPSSASDHSEPPKVFPFTLDPFQAEAIKCLENGESVMVSAHTSAGKTVVALYAIAMSLRNKQRVVYTSPIKALSNQKYREFKQEFTDVGLMTGDVTLEPNASCLVMTTEIWRSMQYKGSEVTREVAWVIFDEVHYMRDRERGVVWEESIVMSPKNSRFVFLSATVPNAKEFADWVAKVHRQPCHIVYTDYRPTPLQHYIFPSGGDGLFLVVDEKGKFREDSFQRALNALVPLNESEKKKENGKWQKGLIMGRVSEESDIFKMVRMIIQRQYDPVILFSFSKRECETLALQMAKMDLNGDDEKVTVETIFWNAMDSLADDDKKLPQVSHMLPLLKRGIGVHHSGLLPILKEVIEILFQEGLIKCLFATETFSIGLNMPAKTVVFTNVRKFDGDKFRWISSGEYIQMSGRAGRRGIDKRGICILMVDEKLEPSTAKTMVKGSADCLNSAFHLSYNMLLNQMRSEDGDPENLLRNSFYQFQADRALPDLEKQAKDLELERDSIIIEEEESVKNYYNLLQQYKSLKKDIHDIVFSPRYCLPFLKSGRLVSIQCTKSDEISPSFSIEDQVTWGVVINFQRIKTASEDDASKKPEDSNYTVTVLTRCVVNREGNAKKTVKIVPLEEPGEPFVISISLSQISSLSSLRVTMPNDTLPLEARENTLKKVSEILSRFREKGVPLLDPEDDMDVKSSSYRKAARRIEALENLFDRHEIARTPLIEQKLKVFHMKQDLNSRIKSIKKSMRSSTALAFKDELKARKRVLRRLGYITSDDVLELKGKVACEISSADELTLTELVFDGVLKDIKVEEMVSLLSCFVWQEKIPEATKPREELDSLFAQLQDVARRVANVQLECKVQIDVESFTNSFRPDIMEAVYAWARGSKFYEIMTGTPVFEGSLIRGIRRLEEVLQQLILAAKSIGETELESKLEEAVSRIKRDIVFAASLYL from the exons ATGGGTTCGTTAAAGAGGAAGTCCGATGAAAACCCATCCGGGGAACCTGCACAGAAACAGCAGCATAAGGAGAATGGTTCGGATATGGTTGATAGTGAACCCGTTGCCTGCATACATGATGTGTCCTACCCGGAGGGATATGCTCCTCCCACCCATTCTGGTCCCTCTTCAGCTTCGGATCATTCGGAGCCTCCCAAAGTATTCCCTTTTACTCTTGATCCTTTTCAGGCTGAAGCAATCAAGTGCCTTGAGAATGGTGAATCTGTAATG GTGTCTGCCCATACATCAGCTGGAAAAACTGTTGTAGCATTATATGCTATAGCTATGTCCTTACGGAATAAGCAACGGGTCGTATACACCTCACCAATCAAGGCACTCAGTAATCAAAAATATAGGGAGTTTAAACAGGAGTTCACAGATGTTGGATTGATGACTGGGGATGTGACGCTTGAGCCTAATGCTTCATGCTTG GTTATGACCACAGAAATTTGGCGTAGTATGCAATACAAAGGATCAGAGGTAACACGAGAGGTTGCTTGGGTCATTTTTGACGAGGTACATTACATGCGTGATAGGGAAAGAGGTGTGGTATGGGAGGAGAGCATTGTTATGTCCCCAAAGAATTCTCGATTTGTATTCCTCTCTGCAACTGTGCCTAATGCAAAAGAATTTGCTGATTGGGTTGCAAAG GTGCACAGACAACCATGTCACATTGTTTACACTGATTATAGGCCAACACCTCTTCAGCATTATATTTTTCCATCTGGAGGTGATGGTTTAtttttggtggttgatgagAAGGGGAAGTTCCGAGAGGATAGCTTTCAAAGAGCTTTAAATGCACTTGTCCCTCTTAatgagagtgagaagaaaaaggagaatGGGAAATGGCAGAAGGGTTTGATAATGGGCCGAGTTAGTGAAGAAAGTGACATTTTTAAGATGGTGAGAATGATCATTCAGCGTCAATATGATCCTGTCATACTCTTCAGCTTTAGCAAAAGAGAATGTGAAACTCTTGCATTGCag ATGGCAAAAATGGATCTAAATGGTGATGATGAGAAAGTGACTGTAGAAACCATCTTTTGGAATGCCATGGATTCACTTGCAGATGATGATAAAAAGTTACCCCAG GTTTCGCATATGTTACCACTCTTGAAGCGTGGGATAGGTGTGCATCATTCTGGCTTGCTTCCAATTTTAAAAGAAGTGATTGAGATATTATTTCAAGAAGGCTTGATTAAG TGTTTGTTTGCCACAGAGACCTTTAGCATAGGATTGAATATGCCTGCAAAAACTGTTGTGTTTACCAATGTGCGTAAATTTGATGGGGATAAGTTCAGATGGATATCTAGTGGAGAGTATATACAAATGAGTGGACGGGCTGGCCGTCGAGGTATTGATAAACGTGGAATATGTATACTTATGGTTGATGAGAAGCTGGAACCATCTACTGCCAAAACAATGGTTAAAGGAAGCGCTGATTGTTTGAACAG TGCATTCCATTTAAGCTACAACATGCTTCTGAATCAAATGCGCAGTGAAGATGGTGACCCTGAAAATTTGCTCCGTAACTCATTCTACCAGTTTCAAGCAGATCGTGCCCTTCCTGATCTCGAG AAACAAGCAAAGGACCTGGAGCTAGAAAGGGACTCAATtataattgaagaagaagaaagtgtgAAGAATTATTACAATCTGCTACAGCAATACAAAAGTTTGAAGAAGGATATTCATGATATTGTGTTTTCTCCAAGGTACTGCCTACCATTTCTGAAATCTGGACGGCTTGTGTCTATCCAATGCACTAAGAGTGATGAAATTTCTCCATCATTCTCCATTGAGGACCAGGTTACGTGGGGTGTGGTAATTAATTTTCAACGCATTAAAACTGCTTCTGAAG ATGATGCAAGTAAAAAACCAGAAGATTCAAACTATACTGTGACTGTTCTTACAAGATGTGTGGTCAATAGAGAGGGAAATGCAAAGAAAACGGTTAAAATTGTCCCTTTGGAAGAGCCAGGAGAACCTTTTGTTATTTCGATTTCCCTTTCTCAG ATTAGTAGTTTAAGTAGTCTCCGTGTCACTATGCCAAATGATACTTTGCCTTTAGAAGCACGTGAGAACACACTGAAAAAGGTTTCAGAAATTCTTTCAAGATTTCGTGAAAAAGGGGTTCCCCTCCTAGATCCGGAAGATGATATGGAT gtcAAAAGTAGCTCATACAGAAAGGCAGCACGTAGGATAGAGGCTCTAGAGAACCTGTTTGACAGGCATGAAATTGCGAGAACTCCACTTATTGAGCAAAAGCTTAAAGTGTTTCACATGAAGCAAGATTTGAATTCCAGGATCAAGTCGATCAAGAAATCTATGCGTTCTTCCACTGCATTGGCTTTCAAAGATGAACTTAAGGCAAGAAAGCGAGTTCTTCGGAGGCTAGG ATATATTACAAGCGATGATGTTTTGGAGTTGAAGGGGAAGGTTGCTTGTGAAATTAGTAGTGCAGATGAATTGACCCTGACAGAGCTTGTGTTTGATGGTGTTTTAAAGGACATTAAAGTGGAAGAGATGGTGTCTCTTCTCTCTTGTTTCGTGTGGCAGGAGAAAATCCCAGAGGCTACAAAGCCTAGGGAAGAACTTGACtctctttttgcacaactacaAGATGTGGCTCGGAGAGTTGCTAATGTTCAGCTTGAGTGCAAG GTCCAAATTGATGTTGAGAGCTTTACAAATTCATTCCGGCCTGATATAATGGAAGCTGTGTATGCGTGGGCAAGAGGATCAAAATTCTACGAGATCATGACAGGAACTCCGGTCTTCGAGGGTAGCTTGATAAGGGGAATTAGAAGACTGGAGGAAGTCCTACAGCAGCTTATACTAGCAGCCAAATCTATTGGAGAAACAGAGCTTGAATCAAAACTTGAGGAGGCTGTTTCAAGGATCAAGAGGGACATTGTCTTTGCAGCTTCCCTATATTTGTAG
- the LOC112492589 gene encoding formin-like protein 3: MCFLTYFLDQPSVFQRFHGDALLPSRNMIKAVKKLKFWSRKKRKKKTHQSYYSPPPPPPYPPPPPPPPRSHCCCSCYSSSTQPSAPPLPPSWFDSDLTHDTFLGPGVHPPAPESSFPNPNQPEEIVLDSTTTPLYPTLPESNSSYQQYMVPNPVYGIPVSQTSRREKSGGIFGCVVNFGIHLIRCFVPCYRIREVR; the protein is encoded by the exons ATGTGCTTTTTGACATACTTTCTAGATCAGCCTTCAGTTTTTCAAAGATTCCATGGCGACGCTCTT CTCCCAAGCAGGAACATGATAAAAGCTGTGAAGAAGCTCAAGTTCTGGTCtagaaagaagagaaagaagaagaccCATCAGTCCTACtattctcctcctcctcctcctccttatccaccaccaccaccaccaccaccaagaAGCCATTGTTGCTGCTCATGCTACTCCTCTTCAACTCAGCCTTCGGCTCCACCTCTTCCACCATCGTGGTTCGACTCTGATCTGACCCATGACACGTTTTTGGGACCTGGGGTCCATCCTCCAGCTCCAGAATCATCCTTTCCAAATCCAAACCAACCTGAAGAAATTGTGCTGGATAGTACCACCACCCCACTCTATCCAACATTGCCTGAAAGCAACTCATCTTATCAGCAATACATGGTTCCAAACCCAGTGTATGGCATACCAGTTTCACAAACATCTAGAAGAGAAAAATCTGGTGGAATTTTTGGTTGTGTTGTCAACTTCGGAATCCATCTGATTCGATGCTTCGTTCCATGTTATCGAATTCGCGAAGTTCGCTGA
- the LOC107431430 gene encoding auxin response factor 1, whose protein sequence is MAFSATNHSSGGTHTGASADALYKELWHACAGPLVTLPREEERVYYFPQGHMEQLEASMHQVLEQQMPSFNLPSKILCKVVHVQLRAEPETDEVYAQITLLPEAEQSEVTSPDPPLPDPPRCTVHSFCKTLTASDTSTHGGFSVLRRHADDCLPPLDMSQQPPWQELVATDLHGNEWHFRHIFRGQPRRHLLTTGWSVFVSSKKLVAGDAFIFLRGENGELRVGVRRLMRQPSNMPSSVISSHSMHLGVLATASHAIATGTLFSVFYKPRTSRSEFLVSVNKYLEARSHKLSVGMRFKMRFEGEEAPERRFSGTIVGVGDNSSSGWANSEWRSLKVQWDEPSSILRPERVSPWELEPLVTASPPSSQPTPRNKRARPSVLPSPSPDLSVLGVWKSPVESPSAFSYCDPQRGRELYTSPKFSSVSKTNSLGFSGNSSLAAVSSNSMYWSNRVETVTESFSPAINKDSGERRQSTGNGCRLFGIQLLENSNIEDTSPVVTVSGTVGDIRPVPSLEAESDQLFEPSNVNRADNPSVSCDAEKSCLRSPQESQSRQIRSCTKVHMQGIAVGRAVDLTRFDHYEDLLKKLEQMFDIEGELRGSAKKWQVVYTDDEDDMMMVGDDPWHEFCNMVRKIFIYTTEEVKRLSPKIKLSVNEEVKPGKADSEGVVNNDDQLSIVGSGC, encoded by the exons ATGGCTTTCTCAGCTACGAATCACTCCTCTGGAGGAACCCATACAG GGGCCTCTGCTGATGCCTTATATAAGGAATTATGGCATGCATGTGCTGGACCACTCGTTACCCTTCCTCGTGAAGAGGAGCGTGTTTATTACTTTCCACAGGGTCACATGGAACAG CTGGAAGCCTCAATGCATCAGGTGTTGGAGCAGCAAATGCCTTCATTTAATCTGCCATCTAAAATTCTTTGTAAAGTTGTTCATGTTCAGCTTCGG GCTGAACCAGAAACAGATGAAGTTTATGCACAAATAACTCTGTTACCAGAAGCAGAA CAAAGTGAGGTCACAAGTCCAGATCCTCCACTCCCAGATCCTCCAAGGTGCACGGTCCATTCATTTTGCAAGACACTTACTGCTTCTGACACAAGCACTCATGGTGGATTTTCTGTCCTCCGGAGGCATGCTGATGATTGTCTCCCACCACTG GATATGTCCCAGCAGCCTCCGTGGCAGGAATTGGTTGCGACTGATTTGCATGGGAATGAATGGCATTTTCGTCACATATTTCGAG GGCAACCCAGACGTCATTTACTCACAACTGGGTGGAGTGTTTTTGTCAGTTCCAAAAAGTTAGTGGCTGGTGATGCCTTTATTTTCCTAAG AGGTGAAAATGGAGAGTTACGTGTTGGAGTTAGGAGGCTAATGAGACAACCAAGTAACATGCCATCTTCTGTTATTTCTAGTCACAGCATGCATCTTGGCGTTCTAGCTACTGCATCTCATGCCATTGCTACTGGAACACTCTTTTCTGTCTTCTACAAGCCAAG AACAAGTCGATCAGAATTCCTTGTTAGTGTTAACAAATACCTTGAAGCTCGAAGTCACAAACTTTCTGTTGGGATGAGGTTTAAGATGAGATTTGAGGGTGAGGAGGCTCCTGAAAGAAg GTTCAGTGGCACAATTGTTGGTGTTGGAGACAACTCATCATCTGGATGGGCCAACTCTGAGTGGCGGTCTTTAAAG GTTCAATGGGACGAACCTTCATCCATATTGCGACCTGAAAGAGTATCACCATGGGAATTGGAGCCGCTTGTGACAGCTTCCCCCCCGAGTTCTCAACCTACGCCAAGGAATAAACGTGCACGACCTTCTGTTTTACCATCACCTTCCCCAGATCTTTCTGTACTTG gTGTATGGAAATCTCCAGTTGAATCACCATCAGCCTTTTCATATTGCGACCCACAGCGTGGACGAGAACTCTATACATCACCCAAGTTTAGTTCTGTTTCAAAAACCAACTCTCTTGGTTTTAGTGGGAATAGCTCTCTGGCTGCTGTTTCAAGCAACTCAATGTACTGGTCTAATCGAGTGGAAACTGTAACGGAGTCTTTTTCGCCTGCTATCAACAAAGACTCTGGGGAAAGGAGACAGAGCACAGGGAATGGCTGTAGGCTTTTTGGGATTCAGCTACTTGAAAATTCCAATATAGAAGACACTTCACCAGTGGTTACAGTGTCAGGAACTGTTGGGGATATTCGACCAGTTCCATCTTTAGAAGCTGAATCTGATCAGCTCTTTGAACCTTCAAATGTTAATCGAGCTGATAATCCGTCTGTAAGTTGTGATGCAGAGAAATCATGCCTGAGATCTCCTCAGGAGTCACAAAGCAGGCAAATTAGGAGTTGCACAAAG GTTCACATGCAAGGGATTGCCGTTGGAAGAGCTGTAGATTTGACACGATTTGACCATTACGAGGATCTGCTGAAGAAACTGGAGCAGATGTTTGACATCGAGGGTGAGCTCCGTGGGTCCGCTAAAAAATGGCAAGTTGTCTACACTGATGATGAGGATGACATGATGATGGTTGGGGATGATCCATGGCA TGAGTTCTGCAATATGGTGAGGAAGATTTTTATCTATACAACAGAAGAAGTCAAGAGGTTATCACCCAAGATAAAACTCTCAGTCAATGAAGAGGTCAAACCTGGCAAGGCAGATTCTGAAGGGGTAGTCAACAATGATGACCAATTGTCTATTGTGGGATCTGGGTGCTAA
- the LOC107425364 gene encoding DExH-box ATP-dependent RNA helicase DExH9 isoform X2, whose protein sequence is MLEIWRSMQYKGSEVTREVAWVIFDEVHYMRDRERGVVWEESIVMSPKNSRFVFLSATVPNAKEFADWVAKVHRQPCHIVYTDYRPTPLQHYIFPSGGDGLFLVVDEKGKFREDSFQRALNALVPLNESEKKKENGKWQKGLIMGRVSEESDIFKMVRMIIQRQYDPVILFSFSKRECETLALQMAKMDLNGDDEKVTVETIFWNAMDSLADDDKKLPQVSHMLPLLKRGIGVHHSGLLPILKEVIEILFQEGLIKCLFATETFSIGLNMPAKTVVFTNVRKFDGDKFRWISSGEYIQMSGRAGRRGIDKRGICILMVDEKLEPSTAKTMVKGSADCLNSAFHLSYNMLLNQMRSEDGDPENLLRNSFYQFQADRALPDLEKQAKDLELERDSIIIEEEESVKNYYNLLQQYKSLKKDIHDIVFSPRYCLPFLKSGRLVSIQCTKSDEISPSFSIEDQVTWGVVINFQRIKTASEDDASKKPEDSNYTVTVLTRCVVNREGNAKKTVKIVPLEEPGEPFVISISLSQISSLSSLRVTMPNDTLPLEARENTLKKVSEILSRFREKGVPLLDPEDDMDVKSSSYRKAARRIEALENLFDRHEIARTPLIEQKLKVFHMKQDLNSRIKSIKKSMRSSTALAFKDELKARKRVLRRLGYITSDDVLELKGKVACEISSADELTLTELVFDGVLKDIKVEEMVSLLSCFVWQEKIPEATKPREELDSLFAQLQDVARRVANVQLECKVQIDVESFTNSFRPDIMEAVYAWARGSKFYEIMTGTPVFEGSLIRGIRRLEEVLQQLILAAKSIGETELESKLEEAVSRIKRDIVFAASLYL, encoded by the exons ATGCTTG AAATTTGGCGTAGTATGCAATACAAAGGATCAGAGGTAACACGAGAGGTTGCTTGGGTCATTTTTGACGAGGTACATTACATGCGTGATAGGGAAAGAGGTGTGGTATGGGAGGAGAGCATTGTTATGTCCCCAAAGAATTCTCGATTTGTATTCCTCTCTGCAACTGTGCCTAATGCAAAAGAATTTGCTGATTGGGTTGCAAAG GTGCACAGACAACCATGTCACATTGTTTACACTGATTATAGGCCAACACCTCTTCAGCATTATATTTTTCCATCTGGAGGTGATGGTTTAtttttggtggttgatgagAAGGGGAAGTTCCGAGAGGATAGCTTTCAAAGAGCTTTAAATGCACTTGTCCCTCTTAatgagagtgagaagaaaaaggagaatGGGAAATGGCAGAAGGGTTTGATAATGGGCCGAGTTAGTGAAGAAAGTGACATTTTTAAGATGGTGAGAATGATCATTCAGCGTCAATATGATCCTGTCATACTCTTCAGCTTTAGCAAAAGAGAATGTGAAACTCTTGCATTGCag ATGGCAAAAATGGATCTAAATGGTGATGATGAGAAAGTGACTGTAGAAACCATCTTTTGGAATGCCATGGATTCACTTGCAGATGATGATAAAAAGTTACCCCAG GTTTCGCATATGTTACCACTCTTGAAGCGTGGGATAGGTGTGCATCATTCTGGCTTGCTTCCAATTTTAAAAGAAGTGATTGAGATATTATTTCAAGAAGGCTTGATTAAG TGTTTGTTTGCCACAGAGACCTTTAGCATAGGATTGAATATGCCTGCAAAAACTGTTGTGTTTACCAATGTGCGTAAATTTGATGGGGATAAGTTCAGATGGATATCTAGTGGAGAGTATATACAAATGAGTGGACGGGCTGGCCGTCGAGGTATTGATAAACGTGGAATATGTATACTTATGGTTGATGAGAAGCTGGAACCATCTACTGCCAAAACAATGGTTAAAGGAAGCGCTGATTGTTTGAACAG TGCATTCCATTTAAGCTACAACATGCTTCTGAATCAAATGCGCAGTGAAGATGGTGACCCTGAAAATTTGCTCCGTAACTCATTCTACCAGTTTCAAGCAGATCGTGCCCTTCCTGATCTCGAG AAACAAGCAAAGGACCTGGAGCTAGAAAGGGACTCAATtataattgaagaagaagaaagtgtgAAGAATTATTACAATCTGCTACAGCAATACAAAAGTTTGAAGAAGGATATTCATGATATTGTGTTTTCTCCAAGGTACTGCCTACCATTTCTGAAATCTGGACGGCTTGTGTCTATCCAATGCACTAAGAGTGATGAAATTTCTCCATCATTCTCCATTGAGGACCAGGTTACGTGGGGTGTGGTAATTAATTTTCAACGCATTAAAACTGCTTCTGAAG ATGATGCAAGTAAAAAACCAGAAGATTCAAACTATACTGTGACTGTTCTTACAAGATGTGTGGTCAATAGAGAGGGAAATGCAAAGAAAACGGTTAAAATTGTCCCTTTGGAAGAGCCAGGAGAACCTTTTGTTATTTCGATTTCCCTTTCTCAG ATTAGTAGTTTAAGTAGTCTCCGTGTCACTATGCCAAATGATACTTTGCCTTTAGAAGCACGTGAGAACACACTGAAAAAGGTTTCAGAAATTCTTTCAAGATTTCGTGAAAAAGGGGTTCCCCTCCTAGATCCGGAAGATGATATGGAT gtcAAAAGTAGCTCATACAGAAAGGCAGCACGTAGGATAGAGGCTCTAGAGAACCTGTTTGACAGGCATGAAATTGCGAGAACTCCACTTATTGAGCAAAAGCTTAAAGTGTTTCACATGAAGCAAGATTTGAATTCCAGGATCAAGTCGATCAAGAAATCTATGCGTTCTTCCACTGCATTGGCTTTCAAAGATGAACTTAAGGCAAGAAAGCGAGTTCTTCGGAGGCTAGG ATATATTACAAGCGATGATGTTTTGGAGTTGAAGGGGAAGGTTGCTTGTGAAATTAGTAGTGCAGATGAATTGACCCTGACAGAGCTTGTGTTTGATGGTGTTTTAAAGGACATTAAAGTGGAAGAGATGGTGTCTCTTCTCTCTTGTTTCGTGTGGCAGGAGAAAATCCCAGAGGCTACAAAGCCTAGGGAAGAACTTGACtctctttttgcacaactacaAGATGTGGCTCGGAGAGTTGCTAATGTTCAGCTTGAGTGCAAG GTCCAAATTGATGTTGAGAGCTTTACAAATTCATTCCGGCCTGATATAATGGAAGCTGTGTATGCGTGGGCAAGAGGATCAAAATTCTACGAGATCATGACAGGAACTCCGGTCTTCGAGGGTAGCTTGATAAGGGGAATTAGAAGACTGGAGGAAGTCCTACAGCAGCTTATACTAGCAGCCAAATCTATTGGAGAAACAGAGCTTGAATCAAAACTTGAGGAGGCTGTTTCAAGGATCAAGAGGGACATTGTCTTTGCAGCTTCCCTATATTTGTAG